The proteins below are encoded in one region of Methanomassiliicoccus luminyensis B10:
- a CDS encoding protein-glutamate methylesterase/protein-glutamine glutaminase, producing MVKRKVLVVDDSAVMRRIITDLLSSDEELEVVGTAKNGAEAIEMVRELGPDLVTMDIEMPVMDGLTSLQHIMAECPLPVVMLSSMDKRQANITFKAMDLGAVDFISKTSGSLSLDLEHVRREVLEKVKAAADAKVSPRRSPAFGIEPVAVPTLSGDWLVVIGASTGGPKALPEVLSRLPGSLPAAVLVVQHMPEGFTHSFAERLSWSTSLEVKEAEDGEDIRKGMVYLAPGNRHMTVADNKIMLDDGPKVNYVRPAVDVLMMSVAPIYGPRAVGVILTGMGSDGAEGMRHIKMNGGKTVVQDEDTCTVYGMPKAVVELGAADKVVPLQDIAKSIIVMLSAGM from the coding sequence ATGGTGAAGCGAAAGGTGCTGGTGGTCGACGACTCAGCGGTGATGCGCCGGATAATCACGGACCTGCTGTCCTCCGATGAAGAGCTGGAGGTAGTGGGGACGGCCAAGAACGGCGCCGAGGCCATCGAGATGGTGAGGGAGCTGGGTCCGGACCTGGTCACCATGGACATAGAGATGCCGGTCATGGACGGCCTGACCTCGCTGCAGCACATCATGGCAGAATGCCCTCTCCCGGTGGTGATGCTCAGCTCCATGGACAAGAGGCAGGCTAACATCACCTTCAAGGCCATGGACCTGGGCGCGGTGGACTTCATATCCAAGACCTCCGGCTCTCTGTCCCTGGACCTTGAGCACGTCCGCAGGGAGGTGCTGGAGAAGGTCAAGGCCGCGGCCGACGCCAAAGTCTCCCCCCGCCGTTCCCCCGCATTCGGCATCGAGCCGGTGGCGGTGCCCACCCTGAGCGGGGACTGGCTGGTGGTCATCGGGGCGTCTACAGGCGGGCCCAAGGCCCTCCCCGAGGTGCTGTCCCGGCTGCCCGGGAGCCTGCCGGCGGCGGTCCTGGTGGTACAGCACATGCCGGAAGGCTTCACCCACTCCTTCGCTGAAAGGCTGAGCTGGTCGACCTCGCTGGAGGTCAAGGAGGCCGAGGACGGGGAGGACATAAGGAAGGGCATGGTGTATCTGGCCCCCGGCAACCGCCATATGACCGTGGCCGACAACAAGATCATGCTCGACGACGGCCCCAAGGTCAACTACGTCCGCCCGGCGGTGGACGTCCTCATGATGAGCGTGGCCCCCATCTACGGGCCCCGGGCGGTAGGGGTGATCCTTACTGGCATGGGCTCAGACGGGGCCGAGGGGATGCGCCACATAAAGATGAACGGCGGGAAGACCGTGGTGCAGGACGAGGATACCTGCACCGTCTATGGTATGCCCAAGGCCGTGGTGGAGCTGGGGGCCGCCGACAAGGTGGTCCCGCTGCAGGACATCGCAAAGAGCATCATCGTCATGCTCAGCGCGGGGATGTGA
- a CDS encoding response regulator, translating into MSSQKRVLIVDDSMVMRAMIKDVLTKDGFEVVGQAKNGKEALEQYQQLRPDLVTMDIIMPGEHGTDVVKRLVELDKDARIVVVSGLNQKSLVMQAMDNGAREFLVKPFENKDLLEAARKTAR; encoded by the coding sequence ATGAGCAGTCAGAAGAGGGTACTCATCGTGGACGATTCCATGGTAATGCGGGCTATGATCAAGGATGTCCTGACCAAGGACGGCTTCGAGGTCGTCGGCCAGGCCAAGAACGGAAAGGAGGCCTTGGAGCAGTACCAGCAGCTCAGGCCGGACCTGGTCACCATGGACATAATCATGCCCGGGGAGCACGGGACCGATGTCGTCAAGAGGCTCGTGGAGCTGGATAAGGACGCCCGCATCGTGGTGGTAAGCGGCCTGAACCAGAAGAGCCTGGTGATGCAGGCCATGGACAACGGGGCCAGGGAGTTCCTGGTAAAGCCGTTCGAGAACAAGGACCTGCTGGAAGCGGCCCGCAAGACGGCGAGATGA
- a CDS encoding chemotaxis protein CheW, whose product MRRRREKVEITGEAEQIVSFRLGKETFGVKVAQVREIGKVQDITRIPRMPDFIEGVMNLRGQITTVVDLRKRFNIAPEDGQLRSAQSRIIVAEIGGNQLGLIVDAVEDVMRVPKQSITEPPKNLITAVGVNGLNGICTLPTKLIMMLDMDRIMGEDELMKIMQNEREQKAISTG is encoded by the coding sequence ATGCGACGGAGACGGGAAAAGGTGGAGATAACCGGGGAGGCGGAGCAGATAGTGTCCTTTCGCCTGGGCAAGGAGACCTTCGGGGTGAAGGTGGCCCAGGTCCGCGAGATCGGCAAGGTCCAGGACATCACCAGGATACCCCGGATGCCCGACTTCATCGAGGGGGTCATGAACTTGAGGGGGCAGATCACCACGGTGGTCGATCTCCGGAAGAGGTTCAACATAGCTCCCGAGGACGGGCAGCTGAGGAGCGCCCAGTCCCGCATCATCGTCGCCGAGATCGGGGGCAACCAGCTCGGCCTCATCGTGGACGCGGTCGAGGACGTCATGCGGGTGCCCAAACAGAGCATCACCGAACCGCCCAAGAACCTCATCACGGCGGTCGGGGTGAACGGCCTCAACGGGATATGCACCCTTCCCACTAAGCTGATCATGATGCTGGACATGGACCGCATCATGGGGGAGGATGAGCTGATGAAGATCATGCAGAACGAGAGGGAGCAGAAGGCTATCAGCACAGGATAA